From Streptomyces sp. Edi4, one genomic window encodes:
- the cobN gene encoding cobaltochelatase subunit CobN, whose translation MLHSPGEPTEDPRPILLLSTSDTDLLSARAANGPVPYRFANPSRLALDALPELLDGVGLVVVRLLGGVRAWQDGLDQLTASGLPVVVLTGEQAPDAQLMAASTVPVGIAAEAHAYLAHGGPANLDQLARFLSDTVLLTGHGFEPPAPAPSWGPLERTPGAADGPTVAVLYYRAHHMSGNTAFVDALCGAIEDAGARPLPLYVSSLRDPEPALIDELRAADAIVTTVLAAGGTKPATASAGGDDESWDAGALSGLDVPILQALCLTGSRSAWEDNDEGVSPLDAASQIAVPEFDGRLITVPFSFKEIDEDGLPAYVADAERAARVAGIAVRHARLKHIPAADKRIALVLSAYPTKHSRIGNAVGLDTPASAVALLRRLRAEGYDFGPEEEIPGLVSGDGDELIRALIDAGGHDQDWLTEEQLAANPVRIPAADYKRWYATLPGELRENVERHWGPPPGEMFLDRSRVGNGGDPEGDIVLAALRRDNLLILIQPPRGFGENPIAIYHDPDLPPSHHYLAAYRWIAAPAADGGFGADAMIHLGKHGNLEWLPGKNAGLSAACGPDAALGDLPLIYPFLVNDPGEGTQAKRRVHATLVDHLVPPMARADSYGDVARLEQLLDEHAQIAAMDPAKLPAIRAQIWTLIQAAKLDHDLGLEDRPEDEGFDEFIMHLDGWLCEIKDVQIRDGLHVLGNAPAGADRVNLVLAILRARQIWGGTTALPGLREALGLDESAATRTSADEAEEQARALVQLMDDADWDLAAIPAEQPQQVRAILEFAAREVVPRLAATTAELDHTVHALTGGFVPAGPSGSPLRGLVNVLPTGRNFYSVDPKAVPSRLAWETGQALAESLANRYRADNGEWPTSVGLSLWGTSAMRTAGDDVAEAMALLGVRPVWDDASRRVTGLEPIPLDELGRPRIDVTLRISGFFRDAFPHTIGLLDDAVRLAASLDEGPDANHVRAHTQADLAEHGDERRATTRIFGSRPGTYGAGLLQLIDSRDWRTDADLAEVYTVWGGYAYGRELDGRPAREEMETAYKRIAVAAKNTDTREHDIADSDDYFQYHGGMVATVRALRGTAPEAYIGDSTRPETVKTRTLVEETSRVFRARVVNPKWIEAMRRHGYKGAFELAATVDYLFGYDATTGVVADWMYDKLTETYVLDPANREFLQNANPWALHGIAERLLEAESRGMWAKPDPAVLEALRQVYLETEGDLEDEG comes from the coding sequence CGTACCGGTTCGCCAACCCCTCCCGCCTCGCCCTCGACGCCCTGCCAGAGCTCCTGGACGGCGTCGGCCTCGTCGTCGTACGGCTCCTCGGCGGCGTACGCGCCTGGCAGGACGGCCTGGACCAGCTCACCGCGAGCGGCCTCCCGGTCGTCGTCCTGACCGGCGAACAGGCCCCGGACGCCCAGCTGATGGCCGCCTCCACCGTCCCCGTCGGCATCGCCGCCGAGGCGCACGCCTACCTCGCGCACGGCGGCCCCGCCAACCTCGACCAGCTCGCCCGGTTCCTGTCCGACACCGTGCTGCTCACCGGCCACGGTTTCGAGCCGCCCGCGCCCGCCCCGTCCTGGGGCCCGCTGGAGCGTACGCCCGGGGCCGCCGACGGCCCCACCGTCGCCGTGCTCTACTACCGCGCCCACCACATGAGCGGCAACACCGCCTTCGTGGACGCCCTGTGCGGCGCGATCGAGGACGCCGGTGCCCGCCCGCTCCCGCTGTACGTGTCCTCGCTGCGCGACCCCGAGCCCGCGCTCATCGACGAACTGCGCGCCGCCGACGCCATCGTGACCACCGTCCTCGCCGCCGGCGGCACCAAGCCCGCCACCGCGTCGGCCGGCGGCGACGACGAGTCCTGGGACGCCGGTGCGCTCAGCGGCCTGGACGTACCGATCCTCCAGGCGCTCTGCCTCACCGGCTCCCGCAGCGCCTGGGAGGACAACGACGAGGGCGTCTCCCCGCTCGACGCGGCAAGCCAGATCGCCGTGCCCGAGTTCGACGGCCGCCTGATCACCGTCCCGTTCTCCTTCAAGGAGATCGACGAGGACGGACTGCCCGCGTACGTGGCCGACGCCGAGCGGGCCGCCCGCGTGGCCGGCATCGCCGTGCGCCACGCCCGCCTCAAGCACATCCCGGCCGCCGACAAGCGCATCGCGCTCGTCCTGTCCGCCTACCCCACCAAGCACTCCCGCATCGGCAACGCCGTCGGCCTCGACACCCCCGCGAGCGCCGTCGCGCTCCTGCGCCGGCTGCGGGCCGAGGGGTACGACTTCGGGCCCGAGGAGGAGATCCCGGGCCTCGTATCCGGCGACGGCGACGAACTGATCCGCGCCCTCATCGACGCCGGCGGCCACGACCAGGACTGGCTCACCGAGGAGCAGCTGGCCGCCAACCCGGTGCGCATCCCGGCCGCCGACTACAAGCGCTGGTACGCCACGCTCCCGGGGGAGCTGCGCGAGAACGTCGAGCGGCACTGGGGCCCACCGCCCGGTGAGATGTTCCTCGACCGCTCCCGCGTGGGCAACGGCGGTGACCCCGAGGGCGACATCGTGCTGGCCGCCCTGCGCCGCGACAACCTGCTGATCCTCATCCAGCCCCCGCGCGGCTTCGGCGAGAACCCGATCGCGATCTACCACGACCCCGATCTGCCGCCCAGCCACCACTACTTGGCCGCCTACCGCTGGATCGCGGCCCCGGCCGCCGACGGCGGATTCGGCGCCGACGCGATGATCCACCTCGGCAAGCACGGCAACCTGGAGTGGCTGCCCGGCAAGAACGCGGGCCTGTCCGCCGCCTGCGGGCCCGACGCCGCGCTCGGCGACCTGCCCCTGATCTACCCGTTCCTGGTCAACGACCCGGGCGAGGGCACCCAGGCCAAGCGCCGTGTGCACGCCACCCTCGTCGACCACCTCGTGCCGCCGATGGCCCGCGCCGACTCCTACGGCGACGTCGCCCGCCTGGAACAACTCCTGGACGAGCACGCCCAGATCGCCGCCATGGACCCGGCCAAGCTCCCCGCGATCCGCGCCCAGATCTGGACGCTCATCCAGGCCGCCAAGCTCGACCACGACCTCGGGCTCGAAGACCGCCCCGAGGACGAGGGCTTCGACGAGTTCATCATGCATCTCGACGGCTGGCTCTGCGAGATCAAGGACGTCCAGATCCGCGACGGCCTGCACGTCCTCGGCAACGCCCCGGCCGGCGCCGACCGCGTCAACCTCGTCCTGGCCATCCTGCGCGCCCGCCAGATCTGGGGCGGCACCACCGCCCTGCCCGGCCTGCGCGAAGCCCTCGGCCTCGACGAGTCCGCCGCCACCCGCACCAGCGCCGACGAAGCCGAGGAACAGGCCCGCGCGCTCGTGCAGTTGATGGACGACGCCGACTGGGACCTCGCGGCGATCCCCGCCGAGCAGCCCCAACAGGTGCGCGCAATCCTGGAGTTCGCCGCCCGCGAGGTCGTGCCGCGCCTGGCCGCCACCACCGCCGAACTCGACCACACCGTCCACGCCCTGACCGGCGGCTTCGTCCCGGCGGGCCCCTCGGGCTCCCCGCTGCGCGGCCTGGTCAACGTCCTGCCGACCGGCCGCAACTTCTACTCCGTCGATCCCAAGGCCGTCCCCTCCAGGCTCGCCTGGGAGACCGGCCAGGCACTCGCCGAATCCCTCGCCAACCGCTACCGCGCCGACAACGGCGAGTGGCCGACCTCCGTCGGGCTCTCGCTGTGGGGTACGAGCGCGATGCGCACGGCGGGCGACGACGTGGCCGAGGCGATGGCGCTGCTCGGCGTGCGCCCCGTCTGGGACGACGCCTCGCGCCGCGTCACCGGCCTCGAACCCATCCCGCTCGACGAGCTGGGCCGCCCCCGCATCGACGTGACCCTGCGCATCTCGGGCTTCTTCCGCGACGCCTTCCCGCACACGATCGGCCTGCTCGACGACGCGGTCCGCCTCGCGGCCTCCCTGGACGAGGGCCCCGACGCCAACCACGTACGCGCCCACACCCAGGCCGACCTCGCCGAACACGGCGACGAACGCCGCGCCACCACCCGCATCTTCGGCTCACGCCCCGGCACCTACGGCGCGGGCCTGCTCCAGCTCATCGACTCCCGCGACTGGCGCACCGACGCCGACCTCGCCGAGGTCTACACGGTGTGGGGCGGCTACGCCTACGGCCGCGAGCTGGACGGGCGCCCGGCCCGGGAGGAGATGGAGACGGCGTACAAGCGGATCGCGGTCGCGGCGAAGAACACCGACACCCGCGAGCACGACATCGCCGACTCCGACGACTACTTCCAGTACCACGGCGGCATGGTCGCCACCGTCCGCGCCCTGCGCGGCACCGCCCCCGAGGCCTACATCGGCGACTCGACCCGCCCCGAGACCGTCAAGACCCGCACCCTGGTGGAGGAGACCTCGCGCGTCTTCCGGGCCCGCGTGGTCAACCCCAAGTGGATCGAGGCGATGCGCCGCCACGGCTACAAGGGCGCCTTCGAACTCGCCGCGACCGTGGACTACTTGTTCGGCTACGACGCCACCACCGGCGTCGTCGCCGACTGGATGTACGACAAGTTGACCGAGACGTACGTCCTGGACCCGGCCAACCGCGAATTCCTTCAGAACGCCAACCCGTGGGCCCTGCACGGCATCGCGGAACGCCTTCTGGAGGCGGAGTCGCGCGGCATGTGGGCCAAGCCCGACCCGGCGGTCCTCGAAGCGCTGCGCCAGGTCTACCTGGAGACCGAGGGCGACCTGGAGGACGAGGGCTGA